The following proteins are encoded in a genomic region of Oreochromis aureus strain Israel breed Guangdong linkage group 8, ZZ_aureus, whole genome shotgun sequence:
- the LOC120441472 gene encoding nuclear factor 7, brain-like → MRDLENTLDKPVQINEDDALEATIQDWLQVLSHKDPNDELEDSDFEDQVDEEPFDVTKRDEESKSGLSWSDEAFMEDCCPLCSHVCTEPAVLQCGNSFCNGCVQECEKWKKSFKCSLCNKVNNNPEPPVNVAMMSLSESDRVDPSGGQRNVQPLKLSTPSSPELPLSEDLTEETSVLGKHKENVPRVLIIKCVETLVVTTVVTFGEADED, encoded by the exons ATGCGCGACCTGGAGAATACTTTGGACAAGCCGGTACAGATTAATGAGGATGATGCTCTGGAAGCTACAATACAAGATTGGCTTCAAGTGCTGAGTCACAAAGATCCAAATGATGAACTGGAAGATTCAGACTTTGAAGATCAAGTCGATGAAGAGCCTTTTGACGTCACAAAGAGAGATGAAGAGTCCAAGAGTGGTTTAAGCTGGAGTGATGAAGCATTCATGGAGGATTGCTGTCCACTTTGTTCACATGTTTGCACTGAGCCTGCAGTGCTGCAGTGTGGCAACAGCTTCTGTAATGGCTGTGTGCAAGAatgtgagaagtggaaaaaGTCTTTTAAATGTTCACTCTGTAACAAAGTCAACAACAACCCAGAGCCTCCAGTTAATGTTGCCATGATGAGTTTGAGTGAAAGCGACAGAGTTGATCCATCAGGAGGACAAAGAAATGTGCAG CCCCTGAAGTTGTCGACTCCTTCATCTCCAGAGCTTCCACTGTCTGAAGATCTGACTGAGGAGACTTCAGTGCTTGGCaaacataaagaaaatgttccccgtgtgctcatCATTAAATGTGTTGAAACGTTAGTTGTAACGACTGTTGTCACATTTGGTGAAGCTGATGAAGACTAA
- the LOC120441463 gene encoding nuclear factor 7, brain-like: protein MRDLENTLDKPVQINEDDAVEATIQDWPQVLSHKDPNDELEDSDFEDQVDEEPFDVTKRDEESKSGLSWSDEAFIEDYYPSCSHVCTEPAVLQCGHSFCNGCVQECEKWKKSFKCSLCNKVNNNPEPPVNVAMMSLSESDRVDPSGGQRNVQPLKLSTPSSPELPLSEDLTEETSVFGKHKENVPRVLIIKCVETLVVTTVVTFGEADED from the exons ATGCGCGACCTGGAGAATACTTTGGACAAGCCGGTACAGATTAATGAGGATGATGCTGTGGAAGCTACAATACAAGATTGGCCTCAAGTGCTGAGTCACAAAGATCCAAATGATGAACTGGAAGATTCAGACTTTGAAGATCAAGTCGATGAAGAGCCTTTTGACGTCACAAAGAGAGATGAAGAGTCCAAGAGTGGTTTAAGCTGGAGTGATGAAGCATTCATTGAGGATTACTATCCCAGTTGTTCTCATGTTTGCACTGAGCCTGCGGTGCTGCAGTGTGGCCACAGCTTCTGTAACGGCTGTGTGCAAGAatgtgagaagtggaaaaaGTCTTTTAAATGTTCACTCTGTAACAAAGTCAACAACAACCCAGAGCCTCCAGTTAATGTTGCCATGATGAGTTTGAGTGAAAGCGACAGAGTTGATCCATCAGGAGGACAAAGAAATGTGCAG CCCCTGAAGTTGTCGACTCCTTCATCTCCAGAGCTTCCACTGTCTGAAGATCTGACTGAGGAGACTTCAGTGTTTGGCaaacataaagaaaatgttccccgtgtgctcatCATTAAATGTGTTGAAACGTTAGTTGTAACAACTGTTGTCACATTTGGTGAAGCTGATGAAGACTAA